From a region of the Tateyamaria omphalii genome:
- a CDS encoding histidine phosphatase family protein, producing MIRLALLRHGHTAWNREGRLQGRSDIPLDDVARAELGALALPSAWQSADLKSSPLARAVETARLLAGRQPHIEPSLIEMNWGTLEGQHGAELAKDPESGFRHIEDWGWNYCPPGGEPPSALRARLIPWVASLERDTVAICHIGTMRVLLALATGWTFHGNAPFRIKRNRLFVLHVQGDKLTLAPEVERLERR from the coding sequence ATGATCCGGCTTGCCCTGCTGCGCCACGGTCACACCGCATGGAACCGCGAGGGTCGGCTGCAGGGGCGCAGCGACATCCCATTGGATGATGTGGCACGGGCGGAACTGGGCGCGCTCGCTCTGCCCTCCGCCTGGCAATCCGCCGACCTGAAGTCGAGCCCTCTGGCCCGCGCGGTTGAGACGGCACGCCTGCTGGCCGGACGCCAACCGCACATCGAACCCAGCCTGATCGAGATGAATTGGGGCACGCTGGAAGGCCAGCATGGGGCAGAACTGGCCAAGGATCCGGAGAGCGGTTTTCGGCACATCGAGGATTGGGGCTGGAACTATTGCCCGCCCGGGGGCGAGCCGCCAAGCGCCCTGCGCGCGCGCTTGATACCCTGGGTTGCCAGTCTGGAACGGGACACGGTTGCCATCTGCCATATCGGCACAATGCGCGTTCTGCTGGCCCTCGCCACCGGGTGGACGTTTCACGGCAACGCCCCCTTTCGCATCAAACGCAACCGCTTGTTTGTTCTTCATGTTCAGGGGGATAAGCTGACGCTCGCCCCCGAAGTCGAACGGTTGGAGCGGCGCTGA
- a CDS encoding glycosyltransferase family 4 protein — MSIAFYAPLKAPDHPVPSGDRTMARALIHALKHAGYGTAMPSSLRIYDGRGDSVVQADLAQQAEAEVARILALAEAGTWRCWLTYHNYYKAPDLIGPAVTRALGIPYLQVESTRARKRLSGPWAEFAAAAEAASDHAHTIFYVTRRDAETLRRDAPAGQSLIHLPPFLPFDTLPDRSDQSGPMLSVGMMRIGDKLSSYRLIADTLSLLDPDLDWHLDIAGDGPAQAEVLHLMAPFGARVRMLGALSADALQRNYARARLLFWPGVNEAFGYAYLEAQAAGVPVVAQDRPGVRDVVAGTQPALSDGPDAMAARVTQLLTRPDLHAAATAEARGKVQADHLLPAAARTLRIGIEATI, encoded by the coding sequence GTGAGCATCGCCTTTTATGCGCCGCTCAAGGCGCCGGACCACCCCGTACCCTCGGGCGATCGCACCATGGCGCGGGCCTTGATTCACGCTTTGAAACATGCCGGATACGGTACCGCCATGCCATCCAGCTTGCGCATCTACGATGGGCGCGGCGACAGCGTTGTGCAGGCCGATCTGGCACAGCAGGCAGAGGCCGAAGTCGCGCGTATTCTGGCACTGGCAGAGGCAGGCACGTGGCGCTGCTGGCTGACCTATCACAACTATTACAAGGCGCCTGATCTGATCGGGCCCGCCGTGACGCGCGCCCTGGGCATTCCCTACCTTCAGGTGGAAAGCACGCGCGCGCGCAAACGGTTATCTGGCCCTTGGGCGGAATTTGCGGCAGCGGCAGAGGCCGCCAGTGACCATGCACATACGATTTTCTATGTGACGCGGCGCGATGCCGAAACCTTGCGCCGCGATGCCCCGGCGGGTCAGTCGCTGATCCACCTGCCGCCCTTCCTGCCATTTGACACACTGCCTGACCGATCGGATCAAAGCGGGCCGATGTTAAGCGTCGGCATGATGCGTATCGGGGACAAGCTGTCGTCCTATCGCTTGATCGCGGACACGCTGAGCCTGCTCGACCCTGACCTGGACTGGCACCTGGACATCGCCGGTGACGGCCCCGCGCAGGCGGAGGTTTTGCATCTGATGGCGCCGTTTGGTGCCCGGGTTCGGATGCTTGGTGCCCTGTCCGCGGACGCGTTGCAGCGGAACTATGCAAGGGCACGCCTGCTGTTCTGGCCTGGCGTGAATGAGGCGTTCGGCTACGCCTATCTCGAGGCGCAAGCGGCTGGGGTTCCCGTGGTGGCCCAGGATCGGCCCGGCGTGCGGGATGTGGTGGCCGGGACACAGCCCGCACTGTCGGATGGCCCGGATGCGATGGCGGCCCGCGTGACACAGTTGCTGACGCGGCCGGACCTGCACGCGGCTGCGACGGCAGAGGCACGCGGCAAGGTGCAGGCGGATCACCTTCTGCCCGCCGCCGCGCGCACCCTGCGCATCGGGATCGAGGCCACGATATGA
- a CDS encoding glycosyltransferase family 4 protein, producing MTRTSPRLAIAVKGWPRLSETFIAQELVALEEAGIDFAIWSLRHPTDTKTHPLHDRLNARVHYLPEYLHQEPVRVLRAIFAALGTRTFWPALAQFLRDLKRDRNRNRVRRFGQACVMARELPEGTAALYAHFLHTPASVTRYTSMLRGVPWSFSAHAKDIWTSPEWELREKLSPETAGAHFGATCTAFGAEHLNDLSSGTPVDLVYHGLDLSRFPDPPARAARAPGDPFRMVSVGRLVEKKGFDRLLEALALLPQDLDWHWVHIGGGALKREMEGHAERLGLTGRITWRGACDQPEVIDAMRAADLFVLPSRVAADGDRDGLPNVLMEAASQKLPILSTPVSAIPEFIDTGVHGILSDDAPAALAQAIGDVATDPALGPRLADAAHARLHAEFTMQPGINHLAKRLRALMETV from the coding sequence ATGACCCGAACGTCCCCTCGCCTTGCCATTGCGGTCAAGGGCTGGCCGCGTCTGTCCGAGACCTTTATCGCTCAGGAGCTGGTCGCCCTGGAGGAGGCGGGCATCGACTTTGCCATCTGGTCGCTGCGCCATCCGACAGACACCAAGACGCATCCCCTGCACGACCGCTTGAACGCCCGGGTGCATTATCTGCCCGAATACCTGCATCAAGAGCCTGTTCGCGTCCTGCGCGCTATCTTTGCTGCGTTGGGCACACGCACGTTCTGGCCCGCGCTGGCGCAATTCCTGCGCGACCTGAAGCGCGACCGCAATCGCAACCGCGTGCGCCGTTTCGGTCAAGCCTGCGTCATGGCGCGGGAACTGCCCGAGGGGACGGCGGCGCTTTACGCCCATTTCCTGCACACGCCTGCGTCAGTTACACGTTACACATCCATGCTGCGCGGCGTGCCGTGGTCGTTTTCGGCCCATGCCAAGGACATCTGGACCTCGCCCGAATGGGAGCTGCGCGAAAAGCTGTCGCCGGAGACCGCCGGGGCGCATTTCGGCGCGACCTGCACCGCCTTTGGCGCCGAACACCTGAACGACCTGTCCTCTGGCACACCTGTGGACCTTGTGTATCACGGGCTGGACCTGTCTCGTTTCCCTGACCCACCTGCGCGCGCCGCACGCGCGCCCGGCGATCCGTTTCGGATGGTGTCCGTGGGCCGTCTGGTTGAGAAGAAGGGCTTTGACCGGCTGCTTGAGGCACTGGCCCTGCTGCCGCAGGATCTGGACTGGCATTGGGTTCATATCGGCGGCGGCGCCCTGAAACGGGAGATGGAAGGGCATGCCGAGCGGCTGGGACTGACCGGGCGCATCACCTGGCGCGGGGCCTGCGACCAGCCCGAGGTGATCGACGCGATGCGCGCCGCCGACCTTTTTGTCTTGCCCAGCCGTGTGGCTGCGGACGGCGACCGCGATGGCCTGCCCAACGTGTTGATGGAGGCGGCGAGCCAGAAACTGCCGATCCTCAGCACGCCCGTTTCGGCCATCCCCGAGTTCATCGACACCGGTGTGCACGGGATCCTGAGCGACGACGCCCCGGCGGCCCTGGCCCAAGCGATCGGGGACGTTGCAACCGATCCGGCCCTGGGTCCTAGGTTGGCTGATGCGGCCCATGCCCGGCTGCACGCCGAATTCACCATGCAGCCCGGCATCAACCATCTGGCCAAGCGGTTGCGCGCCTTGATGGAGACGGTGTGA
- a CDS encoding glycosyltransferase family protein translates to MMAGGGCTGRVVLYSHDTFGLGHLRRSRALASALTQSGVAESAIILTGSPVAGRFTFPPAVDHVRLPGVKKLADGTYASQTEGMDIEATTALRSALITSTIEQYEPDLLIVDKEPTGFRGELTDTLDRLRQNRRTRIVLGLRDVLDEPDVLAAEWERKGAVTAAEAYYDEIWVYGMRSVYDPTQGLPLSDAARARTVWTGYLRRSIVDAAEVPDTPYILVTPGGGGDGAAMVDLVLSAYEQDPDLGPHAVLVYGPFLTGEVRERFEARVDALGGRVTSTGFDSKIEPLFAAAQGVICMGGYNTFCELLSFDQRAVIVPRTRPRLEQWIRAHRAEELGLVRNLDRFREGLTTTAMVDAIRALPSQKRPSEAGADGLLDGLEVVIARAQALMQQPLNDAAE, encoded by the coding sequence ATGATGGCGGGCGGCGGCTGTACGGGCCGTGTGGTGCTGTACAGCCATGACACGTTCGGCCTGGGCCATTTGCGGCGCAGCCGTGCGCTTGCCTCGGCCCTGACCCAGTCTGGTGTGGCTGAAAGCGCGATCATCCTCACTGGCAGCCCGGTGGCCGGGCGCTTTACCTTTCCCCCGGCGGTGGACCATGTGCGCCTGCCCGGCGTCAAGAAATTGGCCGACGGAACCTATGCCAGCCAGACCGAGGGGATGGATATCGAGGCGACAACCGCCCTGCGCTCTGCCCTGATCACCTCGACCATCGAACAGTACGAGCCCGATCTGCTGATCGTTGACAAGGAACCCACCGGATTTCGCGGTGAGCTGACCGACACGCTGGACCGGCTGCGCCAGAACCGTCGGACCAGGATCGTACTGGGCTTGCGCGATGTTCTGGACGAACCCGACGTGTTGGCCGCCGAATGGGAGCGGAAAGGGGCCGTGACCGCCGCAGAGGCGTATTATGACGAGATCTGGGTTTACGGCATGCGGTCGGTCTATGACCCTACGCAAGGCCTGCCCTTGTCGGACGCGGCGCGGGCGCGGACCGTCTGGACCGGCTATTTACGCCGCAGCATCGTGGATGCGGCCGAGGTGCCCGACACGCCCTATATCCTGGTGACGCCGGGCGGCGGTGGCGACGGAGCGGCGATGGTCGATCTGGTGCTGTCCGCCTACGAGCAGGATCCCGACCTTGGCCCCCACGCGGTACTTGTCTACGGCCCGTTCCTGACCGGCGAGGTGCGCGAGCGGTTCGAGGCGCGCGTGGACGCGCTGGGGGGGCGTGTCACCTCGACCGGGTTCGACAGCAAGATCGAGCCGCTTTTTGCAGCCGCGCAGGGCGTGATCTGCATGGGGGGGTACAACACCTTCTGTGAACTTCTGTCCTTCGATCAGCGCGCGGTGATCGTGCCGCGCACGCGCCCGCGGCTGGAACAGTGGATCCGGGCCCACCGGGCCGAGGAGTTGGGCCTGGTCCGCAACCTCGACCGGTTCCGCGAGGGTTTGACGACGACGGCTATGGTCGATGCCATTCGCGCCCTGCCCAGCCAGAAACGCCCATCCGAGGCGGGCGCCGACGGGCTGCTCGACGGGCTGGAGGTCGTGATTGCCCGTGCCCAGGCGCTGATGCAGCAACCGCTGAACGACGCCGCCGAATGA
- a CDS encoding mechanosensitive ion channel family protein — protein MTHLFLRVLALVLLMVTLASAHMASAQGLGSLLPGAGSADKASTDLSEAIETAAENGVSVIVIDSDGRVVTQGGSAPAPNETPGSGTTLMAIQDDAVAFRSVLVDRLLNLPVAFNEVIYILRFTSPDGTIFAYVRALLISLALFAVGMVFESQVFGKRIVKRFVVARIAAQPDGYVEKMPFLVFRFFMGVVGTLVSMAVAYILGGLIFGALEDAAMQFTVTLINIGYFLARVVAGLWRMILSPYLPQYRIPLFNDHDARKLHLWLSAVTAFGFFAILFGIWIEELGLNSEVHVFLFSLLSLLVMVLNIALVAANGRAITGAILNGKAPADATWVLRTLARVWAPMAVLYFLFAWGDQTYHLVIGDPLGVPLLAAAWGILTTILVVYGVINFFIERSFARARQAREYNVRAEVAPMPDHHVSAAAGAPRLTTFEELSQRVAGILAFVAGIYAFVTIWSPDTNMMGDRWTDRLLDIIVVLFIGYITYNAFRIWIDGKIREEQGDIQEAELGDEGGGSSATRLATLLPLFRNVVLIVIILSILLIALMEMGVNVGPLFAGAGIVGVAIGFGSQSLVRDIFSGAFFLFDDAFRKGEYIDVGGVKGTVENISVRSFQLRHHLGALHTIPFGEIQVLTNYSRDWVIMKLPLRVTYDTDVELVRKLIKKLGVELLDDPVIGDNFIQPLKSQGVIEMQDSAMIIRVKFMTKPGDQWLVRKKVYEDIRALFEREGIKFAHREVTVRLADGKAEELSEDDRKAITAAAQASIEEELMEDAAETGDDR, from the coding sequence ATGACACATCTTTTTCTTCGGGTTCTCGCGCTGGTTTTGCTGATGGTCACGCTGGCAAGCGCACATATGGCGTCGGCGCAGGGGCTTGGTAGCCTGTTGCCCGGCGCCGGGTCCGCCGACAAGGCCAGCACGGATTTGTCCGAGGCAATTGAAACGGCAGCGGAAAACGGTGTCAGCGTAATCGTGATCGACAGTGATGGGCGGGTTGTGACCCAAGGCGGGTCGGCACCGGCGCCGAACGAGACACCGGGCAGCGGCACGACCCTGATGGCCATTCAGGATGACGCGGTGGCCTTTCGATCCGTCCTTGTCGACAGGCTTCTGAACCTGCCCGTCGCATTCAACGAAGTCATTTACATCCTGCGTTTCACCAGCCCGGATGGGACAATATTCGCCTATGTCCGGGCGCTGCTGATCAGCCTCGCGCTCTTTGCAGTCGGCATGGTGTTCGAGTCGCAGGTGTTCGGAAAACGTATCGTGAAACGCTTTGTCGTGGCGCGCATCGCGGCACAGCCCGACGGCTATGTCGAAAAGATGCCGTTCCTGGTCTTTCGCTTCTTCATGGGGGTGGTGGGCACGCTGGTGTCGATGGCGGTGGCTTACATCCTGGGCGGCCTGATCTTTGGCGCGCTCGAAGATGCGGCGATGCAGTTCACGGTCACGCTGATCAATATCGGGTACTTCCTGGCACGGGTCGTCGCCGGGCTATGGCGGATGATCCTGTCGCCATACCTGCCCCAATACCGCATTCCGCTGTTCAATGATCACGACGCGCGCAAGCTGCATCTTTGGCTATCGGCCGTCACGGCTTTCGGGTTCTTTGCCATCCTCTTTGGCATCTGGATCGAGGAGTTGGGCCTCAACAGTGAGGTCCACGTCTTTCTTTTCTCGCTTCTGAGCCTGCTGGTGATGGTTCTGAACATCGCCCTTGTCGCGGCCAACGGTCGGGCGATCACCGGCGCGATCCTGAATGGCAAGGCCCCCGCAGATGCCACTTGGGTCCTGCGCACGCTGGCGCGGGTCTGGGCGCCCATGGCGGTTCTGTATTTCCTGTTTGCATGGGGCGATCAGACCTACCACCTGGTGATCGGCGATCCGCTGGGCGTACCGCTTCTGGCGGCGGCCTGGGGCATTCTGACCACGATCCTTGTGGTGTACGGCGTCATCAATTTCTTTATCGAGCGCAGCTTTGCCCGTGCCCGGCAGGCTCGGGAATACAATGTTCGGGCCGAGGTCGCGCCGATGCCCGACCACCACGTCTCTGCCGCCGCCGGAGCCCCCCGCCTGACCACGTTCGAGGAGCTGTCCCAACGGGTCGCCGGCATCCTCGCCTTTGTTGCGGGCATCTATGCCTTTGTTACGATCTGGAGCCCCGACACCAACATGATGGGCGACAGATGGACCGACCGGCTGCTCGACATCATCGTGGTCCTGTTCATCGGCTACATTACCTACAATGCGTTCCGCATCTGGATCGACGGCAAGATCCGCGAGGAGCAGGGCGACATACAGGAAGCCGAGCTTGGCGACGAAGGCGGCGGGTCGTCGGCCACGCGTCTGGCCACCTTGCTGCCGCTCTTTCGCAATGTCGTCCTGATCGTCATCATCCTGTCGATCCTGCTGATCGCGCTGATGGAGATGGGTGTGAATGTCGGTCCGCTCTTTGCGGGCGCGGGCATCGTCGGCGTGGCCATCGGCTTTGGCTCGCAATCGCTGGTGCGCGACATCTTTTCCGGCGCGTTCTTTCTGTTCGACGACGCGTTTCGCAAGGGCGAATACATCGACGTGGGCGGGGTCAAGGGCACGGTCGAAAACATCAGCGTGCGCAGCTTCCAATTGCGCCACCACTTGGGCGCGCTGCACACCATCCCCTTTGGCGAAATCCAGGTGCTGACCAATTATTCGCGCGACTGGGTGATCATGAAACTGCCCCTGCGCGTGACCTATGACACGGATGTGGAACTCGTCCGCAAGCTGATCAAGAAGCTGGGCGTGGAACTGCTGGATGATCCGGTCATCGGCGACAATTTCATCCAGCCGCTGAAATCCCAGGGCGTGATCGAGATGCAGGACAGCGCCATGATCATACGGGTCAAGTTCATGACCAAGCCTGGCGACCAGTGGCTTGTGCGCAAGAAGGTGTACGAGGACATCCGCGCCCTGTTCGAACGCGAAGGCATCAAGTTCGCTCACCGCGAAGTGACCGTGCGGCTGGCCGATGGCAAGGCAGAAGAGCTGAGCGAGGATGACCGCAAGGCGATCACGGCAGCGGCGCAGGCCTCGATTGAAGAAGAGCTTATGGAAGACGCCGCCGAAACGGGTGACGACAGATAA
- a CDS encoding DEAD/DEAH box helicase, with the protein MIAPLQAALTARGYTDLTPVQTAVTDPALVEADLLVSAQTGSGKTVGFGLALGPTLLGDEPLFELASAPLALVIAPTRELALQVKRELGWLYGETGAVMASCVGGMDMRDERRALARGAHFVVATPGRLRDHIMRGSIDLTAIRGVVLDEADEMLDLGFREDLEFILGECPDTRRTLLFSATVPAQIARLAQTYQKDAVRVATTTGERQHADISYQAMMVANHDAENAIINILRYHEAPNAIVFCNTRAMVNRVTTRLSNRGFPVVALSGELTQSERTNALQSMRDGRARVCVATDVAARGIDLPNLDLVVHAELPSNFETLLHRSGRTGRAGRKGTSALIVTPKVRSKALRVLKGAKLEADWVDAPSADAVRAQDEVRLFSDPMWSDPVTEGEADMVAKLAAGFSAEQLAVALLRIQGQRHSAPEHLSAVTGDKAPKQRAPFGPSVWFSVTGGQDDGVEVRRLLPILCNAGDITKDDIGAIRITADTSYVELKADSADGFIQALGPSMQVEGGATVTRLNGVPDAASQPKPRFAPKPKPAGKRVWDDTRPTTPKRKPRADAAPTEWNDDPAPRPRKPKPGAKPTGTPRAPKAATQLEKAIKDGSVTTPKKPRHKATGKGKPTGGSPKVGKFNSKKNKARRAATQGGTQPPRRKS; encoded by the coding sequence GTGATCGCTCCCCTTCAAGCTGCGCTGACCGCGCGCGGCTATACCGACCTGACACCCGTCCAAACCGCCGTAACTGATCCCGCGTTGGTGGAGGCCGATCTGTTGGTCTCGGCCCAGACCGGGTCGGGCAAGACGGTCGGTTTCGGGCTTGCCCTGGGGCCGACATTGCTGGGGGACGAGCCGCTCTTTGAACTGGCGTCGGCGCCGCTTGCTCTCGTGATTGCGCCCACACGGGAACTGGCGCTGCAGGTCAAACGCGAACTCGGCTGGCTCTACGGCGAAACGGGTGCCGTCATGGCGTCCTGCGTGGGTGGCATGGACATGCGCGACGAACGGCGCGCGCTGGCCCGTGGGGCGCATTTCGTCGTGGCCACGCCGGGCCGCCTGCGCGACCACATCATGCGCGGGTCCATCGACCTGACGGCGATCCGGGGCGTGGTGCTCGACGAAGCGGACGAGATGCTGGACCTTGGCTTTCGCGAGGATCTGGAGTTCATCCTGGGCGAATGCCCCGACACGCGACGGACGCTTCTGTTTTCGGCCACCGTGCCGGCCCAGATTGCGCGGCTGGCCCAAACCTATCAGAAAGACGCCGTGCGCGTTGCCACCACCACGGGCGAACGCCAGCACGCCGACATCTCCTATCAGGCGATGATGGTCGCCAACCACGACGCCGAAAACGCGATCATCAACATCCTGCGCTATCACGAAGCGCCCAATGCCATCGTGTTCTGCAACACGCGGGCCATGGTCAACCGGGTGACGACGCGCCTGTCGAACCGCGGCTTTCCTGTCGTGGCGCTGTCGGGCGAGTTGACGCAATCGGAACGCACCAACGCGCTGCAATCCATGCGCGACGGGCGGGCGCGGGTCTGCGTGGCCACCGATGTTGCGGCCCGTGGCATTGACCTGCCCAATCTCGACCTGGTGGTCCATGCCGAACTGCCCTCGAATTTCGAAACCTTGCTGCACCGTTCGGGTCGCACCGGGCGGGCGGGACGCAAGGGGACGAGCGCCCTGATCGTCACGCCCAAGGTCCGGTCCAAGGCCCTGCGCGTTCTCAAGGGTGCCAAGCTGGAAGCCGACTGGGTCGACGCCCCCTCTGCCGATGCCGTCCGCGCGCAGGATGAGGTGCGGCTCTTCAGCGATCCCATGTGGAGCGACCCGGTGACAGAGGGCGAGGCGGACATGGTCGCCAAGCTGGCGGCTGGCTTCTCCGCCGAACAACTGGCCGTCGCGCTTCTGCGCATCCAGGGCCAACGCCACTCCGCTCCCGAACATCTGTCTGCCGTCACGGGCGACAAGGCGCCCAAGCAACGCGCGCCGTTTGGACCCAGCGTCTGGTTCTCCGTCACCGGCGGGCAGGATGACGGGGTCGAGGTGCGTCGGCTTCTGCCGATCCTGTGCAACGCGGGCGACATCACCAAGGACGACATCGGCGCCATCCGCATCACCGCCGACACCTCTTATGTCGAGTTGAAAGCCGACAGCGCGGATGGCTTCATCCAAGCGCTCGGCCCGTCCATGCAGGTCGAAGGCGGCGCAACCGTTACCCGGCTGAACGGTGTGCCGGACGCAGCCAGCCAACCCAAGCCGCGCTTTGCGCCCAAGCCGAAACCGGCGGGCAAGCGCGTGTGGGACGACACCCGCCCCACGACACCCAAACGCAAGCCCAGGGCCGATGCGGCCCCCACCGAGTGGAACGACGATCCGGCCCCGCGCCCGCGTAAACCCAAGCCGGGCGCCAAACCCACCGGCACACCGCGCGCACCCAAAGCGGCCACACAGCTTGAAAAGGCGATCAAGGACGGCAGCGTCACGACCCCGAAAAAGCCGCGCCACAAGGCAACCGGCAAGGGCAAGCCGACGGGCGGCAGCCCCAAGGTCGGCAAGTTCAACAGCAAAAAGAACAAGGCGCGCCGCGCAGCCACCCAAGGTGGCACGCAACCGCCCCGGCGCAAATCGTAA
- a CDS encoding ABC transporter permease yields the protein MSTLPDGRYIDDAPYDPNVDLSAPERSDMDAPNWVLVWRKFRKHKLGLISGIFLFLAYMAIPFAGFISPYTPNERSADHLYHPPQAINFWHEGDFIGPFVYPTTGRADLENFQWVYETDTSRPMPLQFFCERTEYKLFFLIPADRHLFCAPEGATVFIFGSDRLGRDVFSRISYGAQLSLTVGLIGITVSFILGIGFGAIAGYFGGWIDWVVNRAIEILRSLPELPLWLALSAAVPSNWGPVSVFFIISIILGLLDWPGLARAVRSKFLSLREEEYVRAAEMMGAKPSRVIRRHLLPNFMSHLIASATLSIPAMILGETALSFLGLGLRAPAVSWGVMLNDAQNLASIEIYPWTAIPMLPIIIVVLAFNFLGDGLRDSLDPYSD from the coding sequence ATGAGCACCCTGCCCGACGGCCGCTATATCGACGACGCGCCTTATGATCCCAACGTGGACCTGTCGGCGCCCGAGCGGTCCGACATGGACGCCCCCAACTGGGTGCTGGTCTGGCGCAAGTTTCGCAAGCACAAGCTGGGCCTGATCTCGGGCATCTTTTTGTTTCTGGCATATATGGCGATCCCCTTTGCCGGTTTCATCTCGCCCTACACGCCCAACGAGCGCAGCGCCGATCACCTCTATCATCCCCCGCAGGCGATCAACTTCTGGCATGAGGGCGATTTCATAGGCCCCTTCGTCTATCCAACGACCGGGCGTGCGGATCTGGAGAATTTCCAGTGGGTGTATGAAACCGATACGTCCCGTCCGATGCCGTTGCAGTTCTTTTGCGAGCGGACGGAATACAAGCTGTTCTTCCTGATCCCGGCTGACCGCCACCTGTTCTGCGCGCCCGAGGGGGCGACGGTGTTCATCTTCGGCTCGGACCGGTTGGGGCGGGACGTGTTTTCGCGCATCTCCTACGGCGCGCAATTGTCTCTGACCGTGGGGCTGATCGGGATCACGGTGTCCTTCATCCTTGGCATCGGGTTCGGGGCGATTGCGGGCTATTTCGGTGGCTGGATCGACTGGGTTGTGAACCGGGCCATCGAGATTTTGCGGTCCTTGCCCGAACTGCCGTTGTGGCTGGCGCTGTCGGCGGCGGTGCCGTCGAATTGGGGGCCGGTATCCGTCTTTTTCATCATATCCATCATCCTCGGCCTGCTGGATTGGCCGGGGCTGGCACGGGCAGTCCGAAGTAAATTCCTCTCGCTGAGAGAGGAGGAATATGTGCGCGCGGCAGAGATGATGGGGGCCAAGCCCAGCCGCGTGATCCGGCGTCACCTGCTGCCGAATTTCATGTCGCACCTGATCGCGTCGGCCACCCTGTCGATCCCGGCGATGATCCTGGGCGAGACGGCACTTTCTTTCCTGGGCCTTGGCCTGCGCGCGCCTGCGGTGTCCTGGGGCGTGATGCTGAATGATGCGCAGAACCTGGCCAGCATCGAGATCTATCCGTGGACGGCGATCCCCATGCTGCCGATCATCATCGTGGTGCTGGCGTTCAACTTCCTGGGCGACGGGCTGCGCGACAGTCTGGATCCGTACAGCGATTAG
- a CDS encoding ABC transporter permease, whose protein sequence is MMFIRYAAYRLLTMILTLIVVSILIFIIINLPPGDYLSNQIAELRATGQAEGVAKAEFLRTEYALDRPLWEQYLIWVGVAPGPQGFSGLLQGDFGWSFEFDAPVADIVGDALWLTVLVNLAAVLFVYMVALPLGVLAAARSATWVDYTTAFIGYLGLATPNFLLALMLFYYGNKYLGLPIGGLMAPEFEGEPMSLAKVQSVLVHLIVPTFVIGTSGAAAMMQRLRANMLDELSKPYVETGMAKGLAPSKLLTKYPLRMAFNPFVADIGNLLPAMVSGSVLVSVVLGLQTIGPALLTALKSQDQFLAAFVLMFVALLTLIGTMVSDLLLVLLDPRIRYGAREG, encoded by the coding sequence ATGATGTTCATCCGCTATGCAGCCTACCGGCTGCTGACGATGATCCTGACGTTGATCGTGGTGTCGATTCTGATCTTCATCATCATCAACCTGCCTCCGGGAGATTACCTGTCGAACCAGATCGCCGAATTGCGCGCCACCGGTCAGGCCGAGGGCGTGGCCAAGGCCGAATTTCTGCGCACAGAATACGCGCTCGACCGTCCCTTGTGGGAGCAATACCTGATCTGGGTGGGCGTGGCCCCCGGCCCGCAGGGGTTTTCGGGGCTGTTGCAGGGGGATTTCGGCTGGTCCTTTGAATTTGATGCGCCGGTGGCCGATATCGTGGGCGATGCGCTGTGGCTGACGGTTCTGGTGAACCTCGCCGCCGTTCTGTTTGTCTACATGGTCGCCCTGCCCCTTGGCGTGCTGGCCGCCGCCCGGTCGGCCACTTGGGTTGACTACACGACCGCCTTTATCGGGTATCTGGGCCTAGCCACGCCAAACTTTCTGCTGGCGCTGATGCTGTTCTATTACGGCAACAAATATCTTGGCCTGCCCATCGGTGGCCTGATGGCCCCCGAGTTTGAGGGCGAGCCGATGAGCCTGGCCAAGGTGCAGAGCGTGCTGGTCCACCTGATCGTGCCCACCTTTGTCATCGGCACATCCGGAGCGGCCGCCATGATGCAACGTTTGCGCGCGAACATGCTGGATGAGCTGTCGAAACCCTATGTCGAGACGGGCATGGCCAAGGGGCTGGCGCCGTCGAAGCTGCTGACCAAGTATCCGCTGCGCATGGCGTTCAACCCGTTTGTCGCCGATATCGGCAACCTGCTGCCCGCCATGGTGTCGGGGTCGGTGTTGGTGTCGGTGGTGCTGGGCCTGCAGACTATCGGACCTGCGCTGCTGACGGCGCTGAAGTCGCAGGACCAGTTTTTGGCCGCCTTTGTCCTGATGTTCGTGGCGCTGCTGACGCTGATCGGGACGATGGTATCGGATCTGCTGCTGGTTTTGTTGGATCCGCGCATCCGCTACGGCGCACGGGAAGGATAA